In Procambarus clarkii isolate CNS0578487 chromosome 53, FALCON_Pclarkii_2.0, whole genome shotgun sequence, the following proteins share a genomic window:
- the LOC123767160 gene encoding proline-rich protein HaeIII subfamily 1 isoform X5 produces MRQTVALCVVAAVISTVVTFDVGVKSTKCNLDPSKGELNDPCMSLYDGVCGGKYCTCPEGKHEDKNLKICVPGEAPKTKTGGSQAGGGGGDLFDLPFDYEPNKPAPAPGPVPAPAPAPAPQPRPPSQPRPPPQPEQPQPGRPQPGQPQPGGNDIGEKAGGSVGGILGLLLIGGLLYFCCCRGGKHKEVMNRFQGLPFMRGGGAQAPGGAVQMQQSAYVQQDPNFGAQHTYIPPGTEVQPGQYPPQQPYPAGGIYPAAPYAPQPGYAPYPPADGGPPTQPYPPQPNPPYPPQAAPYVATAPPGYTADGQQPPPYTQQYQPNAQPPQ; encoded by the exons gtGTCAAGTCCACGAAGTGCAATTTAGATCCCAGCAAGGGAGAGCTAAATGACCCTTGCATGTCATTATATGATGGTGTATGTGGAGGGAAGTACTGTACCTGTCCAGAGGGGAAACATGAAGACAAGAATCTGAAGATCTGTGTGCCTGGCGAGGCCCCCAAGACTAAAACTGGTGGCTCACAggcaggaggaggtggtggtgaccttTTTGACCTTCCCTTTGACTATGAGCCCAACAAGCCTGCCCCTGCCCCTGGCCCTGTCCCAGCACCAGCCCCAGCCCCAGCACCTCAACCAAGACCACCTTCTCAACCCAgacccccacctcaaccagaGCAGCCTCAACCAGGCCGACCTCAACCAGGTCAACCTCAACCAG GTGGCAATGATATAGGCGAGAAGGCTgggggtagtgtaggtggtaTTCTGGGCCTCCTCCTCATCGGCGGCCTCCTTTACTTCTGCTGTTGCCGCGGAGGGAAGCACAA AGAAGTGATGAACAGGTTCCAGGGGTTGCCATTTATGCGTGGAGGAGGTGCACAAGCACCAGGAGGTGCTGTACAGATGCAGCAGAGTGCTTATGTTCAACAAGATCCCAACTTTGGTGCACAGCACACCTACATCCCCCCAGGCACTGAGGTACAGCCAGGCCAGTATCCACCTCAGCAGCCATACCCAGCAG GTGGCATATATCCAGCCGCTCCATATGCACCACAGCCCGGGTATGCTCCATACCCACCTGCAG ATGGCGGGCCTCCTACGCAGCCTTATCCACCACAGCCTAACCCACCTTACCCACCTCAGGCTGCACCTTATGTGGCCACTGCTCCTCCAG GTTACACAGCAGATGGCCAGCAACCTCCGCCCTACACCCAGCAGTACCAGCCTAATGCCCAACCACCTCAGTAG
- the LOC123767160 gene encoding calcium-binding protein P isoform X1, which yields MRQTVALCVVAAVISTVVTFDVGVKSTKCNLDPSKGELNDPCMSLYDGVCGGKYCTCPEGKHEDKNLKICVPGEAPKTKTGGSQAGGGGGDLFDLPFDYEPNKPAPAPGPVPAPAPAPAPQPRPPSQPRPPPQPEQPQPGRPQPGQPQPGQPQPGQYPNYPGYNPNQPGYNPNQPGHYPNQPGQYPNQPGYNPNQPGYNPNHPGQYPNQPGYNPNQPGYNPNQPGVRGPTRGSAGGNDIGEKAGGSVGGILGLLLIGGLLYFCCCRGGKHKEVMNRFQGLPFMRGGGAQAPGGAVQMQQSAYVQQDPNFGAQHTYIPPGTEVQPGQYPPQQPYPAGGIYPAAPYAPQPGYAPYPPADGGPPTQPYPPQPNPPYPPQAAPYVATAPPGYTADGQQPPPYTQQYQPNAQPPQ from the exons gtGTCAAGTCCACGAAGTGCAATTTAGATCCCAGCAAGGGAGAGCTAAATGACCCTTGCATGTCATTATATGATGGTGTATGTGGAGGGAAGTACTGTACCTGTCCAGAGGGGAAACATGAAGACAAGAATCTGAAGATCTGTGTGCCTGGCGAGGCCCCCAAGACTAAAACTGGTGGCTCACAggcaggaggaggtggtggtgaccttTTTGACCTTCCCTTTGACTATGAGCCCAACAAGCCTGCCCCTGCCCCTGGCCCTGTCCCAGCACCAGCCCCAGCCCCAGCACCTCAACCAAGACCACCTTCTCAACCCAgacccccacctcaaccagaGCAGCCTCAACCAGGCCGACCTCAACCAGGTCAACCTCAACCAGGTCAGCCTCAGCCAGGTCAATACCCAAATTACCCCGGTTACAATCCTAACCAACCCGGATATAATCCAAATCAACCAGGTCACTACCCAAATCAACCAGGTCAATACCCAAATCAACCAGGTTACAATCCTAATCAACCAGGTTATAACCCAAATCATCCTGGCCAGTACCCAAATCAACCAGGATATAACCCCAATCAGCCCGGATACAATCCAAATCAACCAGGTGTTCGTGGTCCAACTAGAGGTAGTGCTG GTGGCAATGATATAGGCGAGAAGGCTgggggtagtgtaggtggtaTTCTGGGCCTCCTCCTCATCGGCGGCCTCCTTTACTTCTGCTGTTGCCGCGGAGGGAAGCACAA AGAAGTGATGAACAGGTTCCAGGGGTTGCCATTTATGCGTGGAGGAGGTGCACAAGCACCAGGAGGTGCTGTACAGATGCAGCAGAGTGCTTATGTTCAACAAGATCCCAACTTTGGTGCACAGCACACCTACATCCCCCCAGGCACTGAGGTACAGCCAGGCCAGTATCCACCTCAGCAGCCATACCCAGCAG GTGGCATATATCCAGCCGCTCCATATGCACCACAGCCCGGGTATGCTCCATACCCACCTGCAG ATGGCGGGCCTCCTACGCAGCCTTATCCACCACAGCCTAACCCACCTTACCCACCTCAGGCTGCACCTTATGTGGCCACTGCTCCTCCAG GTTACACAGCAGATGGCCAGCAACCTCCGCCCTACACCCAGCAGTACCAGCCTAATGCCCAACCACCTCAGTAG
- the LOC123767160 gene encoding calcium-binding protein P isoform X3, translated as MRQTVALCVVAAVISTVVTFDVGVKSTKCNLDPSKGELNDPCMSLYDGVCGGKYCTCPEGKHEDKNLKICVPGEAPKTKTGGSQAGGGGGDLFDLPFDYEPNKPAPAPGPVPAPAPAPAPQPRPPSQPRPPPQPEQPQPGRPQPGQPQPGQPQPGQYPNYPGYNPNQPGYNPNQPGHYPNQPGQYPNQPGYNPNQPGYNPNHPGQYPNQPGYNPNQPGYNPNQPGVRGPTRGSAGGNDIGEKAGGSVGGILGLLLIGGLLYFCCCRGGKHKEVMNRFQGLPFMRGGGAQAPGGAVQMQQSAYVQQDPNFGAQHTYIPPGTEVQPGQYPPQQPYPAGGIYPAAPYAPQPGYAPYPPAGYTADGQQPPPYTQQYQPNAQPPQ; from the exons gtGTCAAGTCCACGAAGTGCAATTTAGATCCCAGCAAGGGAGAGCTAAATGACCCTTGCATGTCATTATATGATGGTGTATGTGGAGGGAAGTACTGTACCTGTCCAGAGGGGAAACATGAAGACAAGAATCTGAAGATCTGTGTGCCTGGCGAGGCCCCCAAGACTAAAACTGGTGGCTCACAggcaggaggaggtggtggtgaccttTTTGACCTTCCCTTTGACTATGAGCCCAACAAGCCTGCCCCTGCCCCTGGCCCTGTCCCAGCACCAGCCCCAGCCCCAGCACCTCAACCAAGACCACCTTCTCAACCCAgacccccacctcaaccagaGCAGCCTCAACCAGGCCGACCTCAACCAGGTCAACCTCAACCAGGTCAGCCTCAGCCAGGTCAATACCCAAATTACCCCGGTTACAATCCTAACCAACCCGGATATAATCCAAATCAACCAGGTCACTACCCAAATCAACCAGGTCAATACCCAAATCAACCAGGTTACAATCCTAATCAACCAGGTTATAACCCAAATCATCCTGGCCAGTACCCAAATCAACCAGGATATAACCCCAATCAGCCCGGATACAATCCAAATCAACCAGGTGTTCGTGGTCCAACTAGAGGTAGTGCTG GTGGCAATGATATAGGCGAGAAGGCTgggggtagtgtaggtggtaTTCTGGGCCTCCTCCTCATCGGCGGCCTCCTTTACTTCTGCTGTTGCCGCGGAGGGAAGCACAA AGAAGTGATGAACAGGTTCCAGGGGTTGCCATTTATGCGTGGAGGAGGTGCACAAGCACCAGGAGGTGCTGTACAGATGCAGCAGAGTGCTTATGTTCAACAAGATCCCAACTTTGGTGCACAGCACACCTACATCCCCCCAGGCACTGAGGTACAGCCAGGCCAGTATCCACCTCAGCAGCCATACCCAGCAG GTGGCATATATCCAGCCGCTCCATATGCACCACAGCCCGGGTATGCTCCATACCCACCTGCAG GTTACACAGCAGATGGCCAGCAACCTCCGCCCTACACCCAGCAGTACCAGCCTAATGCCCAACCACCTCAGTAG
- the LOC123767160 gene encoding calcium-binding protein P isoform X2 yields MRQTVALCVVAAVISTVVTFDVGVKSTKCNLDPSKGELNDPCMSLYDGVCGGKYCTCPEGKHEDKNLKICVPGEAPKTKTGGSQAGGGGGDLFDLPFDYEPNKPAPAPGPVPAPAPAPAPQPRPPSQPRPPPQPEQPQPGRPQPGQPQPGQPQPGQYPNYPGYNPNQPGYNPNQPGHYPNQPGQYPNQPGYNPNQPGYNPNHPGQYPNQPGYNPNQPGYNPNQPGVRGPTRGSAGGNDIGEKAGGSVGGILGLLLIGGLLYFCCCRGGKHKEVMNRFQGLPFMRGGGAQAPGGAVQMQQSAYVQQDPNFGAQHTYIPPGTEVQPGQYPPQQPYPADGGPPTQPYPPQPNPPYPPQAAPYVATAPPGYTADGQQPPPYTQQYQPNAQPPQ; encoded by the exons gtGTCAAGTCCACGAAGTGCAATTTAGATCCCAGCAAGGGAGAGCTAAATGACCCTTGCATGTCATTATATGATGGTGTATGTGGAGGGAAGTACTGTACCTGTCCAGAGGGGAAACATGAAGACAAGAATCTGAAGATCTGTGTGCCTGGCGAGGCCCCCAAGACTAAAACTGGTGGCTCACAggcaggaggaggtggtggtgaccttTTTGACCTTCCCTTTGACTATGAGCCCAACAAGCCTGCCCCTGCCCCTGGCCCTGTCCCAGCACCAGCCCCAGCCCCAGCACCTCAACCAAGACCACCTTCTCAACCCAgacccccacctcaaccagaGCAGCCTCAACCAGGCCGACCTCAACCAGGTCAACCTCAACCAGGTCAGCCTCAGCCAGGTCAATACCCAAATTACCCCGGTTACAATCCTAACCAACCCGGATATAATCCAAATCAACCAGGTCACTACCCAAATCAACCAGGTCAATACCCAAATCAACCAGGTTACAATCCTAATCAACCAGGTTATAACCCAAATCATCCTGGCCAGTACCCAAATCAACCAGGATATAACCCCAATCAGCCCGGATACAATCCAAATCAACCAGGTGTTCGTGGTCCAACTAGAGGTAGTGCTG GTGGCAATGATATAGGCGAGAAGGCTgggggtagtgtaggtggtaTTCTGGGCCTCCTCCTCATCGGCGGCCTCCTTTACTTCTGCTGTTGCCGCGGAGGGAAGCACAA AGAAGTGATGAACAGGTTCCAGGGGTTGCCATTTATGCGTGGAGGAGGTGCACAAGCACCAGGAGGTGCTGTACAGATGCAGCAGAGTGCTTATGTTCAACAAGATCCCAACTTTGGTGCACAGCACACCTACATCCCCCCAGGCACTGAGGTACAGCCAGGCCAGTATCCACCTCAGCAGCCATACCCAGCAG ATGGCGGGCCTCCTACGCAGCCTTATCCACCACAGCCTAACCCACCTTACCCACCTCAGGCTGCACCTTATGTGGCCACTGCTCCTCCAG GTTACACAGCAGATGGCCAGCAACCTCCGCCCTACACCCAGCAGTACCAGCCTAATGCCCAACCACCTCAGTAG
- the LOC123767160 gene encoding calcium-binding protein P isoform X4 → MRQTVALCVVAAVISTVVTFDVGVKSTKCNLDPSKGELNDPCMSLYDGVCGGKYCTCPEGKHEDKNLKICVPGEAPKTKTGGSQAGGGGGDLFDLPFDYEPNKPAPAPGPVPAPAPAPAPQPRPPSQPRPPPQPEQPQPGRPQPGQPQPGQPQPGQYPNYPGYNPNQPGYNPNQPGHYPNQPGQYPNQPGYNPNQPGYNPNHPGQYPNQPGYNPNQPGYNPNQPGVRGPTRGSAGGNDIGEKAGGSVGGILGLLLIGGLLYFCCCRGGKHKEVMNRFQGLPFMRGGGAQAPGGAVQMQQSAYVQQDPNFGAQHTYIPPGTEVQPGQYPPQQPYPAGYTADGQQPPPYTQQYQPNAQPPQ, encoded by the exons gtGTCAAGTCCACGAAGTGCAATTTAGATCCCAGCAAGGGAGAGCTAAATGACCCTTGCATGTCATTATATGATGGTGTATGTGGAGGGAAGTACTGTACCTGTCCAGAGGGGAAACATGAAGACAAGAATCTGAAGATCTGTGTGCCTGGCGAGGCCCCCAAGACTAAAACTGGTGGCTCACAggcaggaggaggtggtggtgaccttTTTGACCTTCCCTTTGACTATGAGCCCAACAAGCCTGCCCCTGCCCCTGGCCCTGTCCCAGCACCAGCCCCAGCCCCAGCACCTCAACCAAGACCACCTTCTCAACCCAgacccccacctcaaccagaGCAGCCTCAACCAGGCCGACCTCAACCAGGTCAACCTCAACCAGGTCAGCCTCAGCCAGGTCAATACCCAAATTACCCCGGTTACAATCCTAACCAACCCGGATATAATCCAAATCAACCAGGTCACTACCCAAATCAACCAGGTCAATACCCAAATCAACCAGGTTACAATCCTAATCAACCAGGTTATAACCCAAATCATCCTGGCCAGTACCCAAATCAACCAGGATATAACCCCAATCAGCCCGGATACAATCCAAATCAACCAGGTGTTCGTGGTCCAACTAGAGGTAGTGCTG GTGGCAATGATATAGGCGAGAAGGCTgggggtagtgtaggtggtaTTCTGGGCCTCCTCCTCATCGGCGGCCTCCTTTACTTCTGCTGTTGCCGCGGAGGGAAGCACAA AGAAGTGATGAACAGGTTCCAGGGGTTGCCATTTATGCGTGGAGGAGGTGCACAAGCACCAGGAGGTGCTGTACAGATGCAGCAGAGTGCTTATGTTCAACAAGATCCCAACTTTGGTGCACAGCACACCTACATCCCCCCAGGCACTGAGGTACAGCCAGGCCAGTATCCACCTCAGCAGCCATACCCAGCAG GTTACACAGCAGATGGCCAGCAACCTCCGCCCTACACCCAGCAGTACCAGCCTAATGCCCAACCACCTCAGTAG